A genomic stretch from Desulfohalobium retbaense DSM 5692 includes:
- a CDS encoding TOBE domain-containing protein: protein MSDRLGILLNGRLRQVGPPREVYFHPQDLEVARFLGPVNPLTPATTADLLPPGTDSPSKASFIRPEALEVEGDANGPGCIRDIHFAGHYIMYTIDLRGQEIIVYSQQRVLEIGQRVRVRAVQA from the coding sequence ATGTCGGACCGCCTCGGCATCCTTTTAAACGGCAGACTACGACAAGTCGGCCCCCCCCGGGAGGTCTACTTCCACCCCCAGGATCTCGAAGTGGCCCGTTTCTTGGGGCCGGTGAACCCCCTGACCCCTGCCACCACGGCCGATCTCCTCCCGCCCGGAACAGATAGTCCGTCCAAGGCCTCCTTTATCCGCCCGGAGGCCCTGGAAGTCGAAGGCGATGCCAACGGGCCCGGATGCATTCGGGATATCCATTTCGCTGGGCATTACATCATGTACACAATTGACTTGCGGGGGCAGGAAATCATCGTCTACAGTCAGCAGCGGGTATTGGAAATTGGGCAACGGGTGCGGGTGCGTGCCGTCCAGGCATAG